The following coding sequences are from one Humulus lupulus chromosome X, drHumLupu1.1, whole genome shotgun sequence window:
- the LOC133805059 gene encoding stearoyl-[acyl-carrier-protein] 9-desaturase 6, chloroplastic-like: protein MQAYAYARSVSWAVRGHQPKPLPLNSPNHTVRFRVSAVASPPRPLKLQQPTMSPDKAEVFKSLESWAIQSILPLLKPVDQSWQPQDLLPDPTKSDEEFFDQVRTMQDRAAELSDEYFVVLVGDMITEEALPTYQTLMNSVDAIKDDTGVSSSPWAQWSRAWTAEENRHGDLLRTYLYLSGQVDMVMVERTIQHLIGAGMEGGFNNNPYMGYVYTSFQERATFVSHGNTARLAKKSGDPLLARMCGTIAADEKRHETAYVKITEKLLEVDPNNAMLAIGDMMRKKVTMPAFLMYDGCDPMLFHHFSAVAQRLGVYTADDYADILEFLVKRWKLEKMEGLNAEARQAQDYVCGLAPRIRKLQERADERARKMGPLSVKFSWIFNKEVLV, encoded by the exons ATGCAGGCCTATGCCTACGCAAGGAGTGTTTCATGGGCCGTACGTGGCCACCAACCAAAACCGCTCCCATTGAACTCACCAAACCACACAGTCAGATTCCGAGTCTCCGCCGTAGCCTCCCCACCGCGGCCGCTAAAGCTCCAGCAGCCGACCATGTCGCCCGACAAAGCAGAGGTGTTCAAGTCACTCGAGAGCTGGGCCATCCAATCCATTCTCCCACTGCTAAAGCCGGTGGACCAATCCTGGCAGCCCCAAGATTTGTTACCGGACCCAACCAAGTCCGACGAAGAATTCTTCGATCAGGTCCGTACAATGCAAGATCGGGCGGCTGAGCTTTCAGATGAGTACTTTGTTGTGCTGGTCGGGGATATGATCACGGAGGAAGCATTGCCTACGTACCAGACCCTGATGAACTCGGTGGACGCTATTAAGGACGACACTGGGGTTAGCTCAAGCCCATGGGCTCAATGGTCCAGGGCCTGGACCGCCGAGGAGAATCGCCACGGTGACTTGCTTCGAACGTATCTGTACTTGTCCGGTCAGGTCGATATGGTCATGGTTGAACGGACCATCCAACACTTAATTGGAGCTGGCATG GAGGGAGGGTTCAACAACAATCCGTACATGGGTTATGTATACACATCATTTCAAGAGCGAGCGACGTTTGTGTCGCACGGCAACACGGCCCGTTTAGCGAAAAAGAGCGGGGATCCACTCTTGGCGCGCATGTGCGGCACTATTGCTGCCGATGAGAAGCGTCACGAGACTGCATACGTAAAAATAACGGAGAAGCTTTTAGAAGTCGACCCAAACAACGCCATGCTTGCGATCGGGGATATGATGAGGAAGAAGGTCACAATGCCGGCCTTCCTTATGTACGATGGATGCGACCCCATGTTATTCCACCACTTCTCGGCTGTGGCTCAGCGGCTCGGCGTCTATACAGCTGATGACTACGCGGACATCTTGGAGTTCTTAGTCAAACGCTGGAAATTGGAGAAGATGGAAGGGTTGAACGCCGAGGCTCGGCAAGCGCAAGACTATGTTTGTGGCTTGGCGCCGAGGATTAGGAAGCTGCAAGAGCGAGCTGATGAGCGAGCTCGGAAGATGGGGCCTCTTAGTGTCAAATTTAGTTGGATTTTTAACAAGGAGGTTCTTGTGTAG